TGATTTCGGTAGAACGTTTTAAAAACGAACGTTTTCGACGTTTTATCAAACGTATTTCCATTTCCATGTTGGTCGTGGACGAAGCTCATTGTATTTCTGAGTGGGGCCATAACTTTAGACCTGATTATTTAAAACTGCCCTCTTATCAACAAGAACTCGCGATCCCATTAGTCTTACTGCTAACCGCAACGGCAACTCGACGAGTTCAGCGAGACATGGCGCAAAAATTTGTGATTCATCCTGAACACATAGTGCAAACAGGGTTTTATCGTTCTAATTTAGACATTGACCTGATTCCAACCCAAGCCCATGAAAAGCTCGGTAAGTTGAAAAACATACTGAACGACACTCAAGGCGCCAGTATTGTTTACGTGACCCAACAAAAGACAGCCGAAGACGTCGCCAACGCACTACGAGCGGATGGTTATTCCGTAGCGGCTTATCATGCTGGATTAGGCAACGAGATTCGCAGTAGCATTCAAGCCGACTTTATGGCGAGTAAAACTCGTATTATCGTAGCGACCATTGCATTTGGTATGGGTATAGACAAATCCGACATTCGTTTAGTTGTTCATTTTGATTTGCCAAAATCCATCGAAAATTACAGCCAAGAGATTGGCCGAGCAGGGCGAGACAATCAGCCAAGTCGATGCGTTTTACTGGCCAGTTTAGAAGGGTTAAGCACCTTAGAAAATTTTGTTTATGGCGACACACCAGAAGCACATGATATAGACAGTTTACTACGTTGCATTGCAGAACAAACAAACGATCAGGAATGGGAAACTCAGCTTTACGGCTTATCAAACCAAACCAACATTCGCACTTTGCCATTAAAAACCTTACTAGTCCAACTCGAATTATTGGATGCGATCACGCCAAAATACAGTTACTACGCTGATGTTCGGCTTAAATGGGAAGGCGATAGAATTGCCTTTGCTCTGCGAATCCCAGATGAATGGCAAAACGCTTATCAAGCGGTTTTAAAAGGCATTCAGTATAAGAAAATTTGGGGAACGCCTGATTTCAACAAACTGTTCAACGAATCGGGATTATCGCGCGGGGATGTATTGCAGGTGTTAGAGTTCGCCGCAGATCAGAATATTCTTACGTTAGAAAGCAAAGGACTAACGGAAGTCTATCAGGTCAATAGCAATGCTTTTCATCATCAAACGCTGGCAAACCAGTTACATCACTATGTCGATGAAAAACAAATTGCTGAAATCGAACGAATCGCGACCATGATCCGCTTTTTCCAACTAGAACGGTGCTTAAACCACAATTTGGCACGTTATTTTGGTGACAAAAATGCGCCAGAGCATTGCGGACATTGTTCGGTATGTCGTGGTAATCCGCTTATTTTTACTCAATCAGTCAGCGAAAATAGCCAGCATGAATGGCAAGGTCAATTAACAGGATACATAAAAGAATTTGCTCAACACATTGCCAGCAAAAGTCCGAATACACCTATCACAGCGGTATTGATTTCTCACTTCTTAACCGGTTTAACACAACCTATTTTCACCAAAGTGAAAGCACGTCAACTTAGCGGTTTTGGTGTGTATGAAGAACGAAGCTATTTATCGGTGCTAGAAGCGGTTACTCAGCTTCTGACAGATCACTAGAGGGTTTGCTTGTCTCGTCATAAACACTAACTTCAACAAGGTTGTTGTCGGGATCATTAAAATACACAGATTGGATCGGCCCTTGTGCACCAGATTTACTCACGGGGCCTTCTAGAATTGTCACTTTACAGGACTTCAAATGGCCAACGACGTCAGCGATGGTCCAGTTAGTAATAAGGCATAAATCGCCCGAGCCTTCCATTGCGTGGTTTCGAAGTTCTTGCCCAAGCAACTGAAAGTTGATTTTTTGCTGACCAAATTGCACGGCTCGACGTCCATTAGCAAAGGTAATAGGTTCCATTTTCAAAACGGTTTTGTAAAAAAGCACCGCTCTATCTATGTCTGCCACCGTCAACACAATATGATCGAAATGACTAATCATCGCCCCTTGCCTCCTGCAAGCCATTCATAATAAACACTATGCTACGAATGATTGTTCAGAAAGACAAGTTAAGAAAGACACTCTTCACGTAAAGAATGTAAAACAAGTTCTCCTTCAATGAGACTCAATTTTTGACGTTTATTCAGTTTCTTCACTCGATACTCTAAAACCAAAGCCTCACTTTTTGTGCCAACCGCTTCATGCCACACCAGCTCCAATGGGCCTTTGCCTTTTAGGTATCGAGCCGCTCGTTTACTGGCACCTGAATGCTCCTTAAAACGTCGATCAACATCCGTACTAATACCCGTATAAAGTGTGTTCATACGCGTTTTAATCATATAAAGACTCCACTCATTATCACTGATGACACTTTTATCTTCTTGCACGTTTGCGTTTATTGTCACATTAATGCTTCCTTATGTAGAGGTGCTAAACGCCCTATTCCGATGGTTAATTACCAATAATGAGCAACAGCGTTGAAGCCGTAGCAATGCCCATACAATAATTAAAAATTTTCTGCCGCTTTTGATCCGTTAGCCACTGTCGAACTCTCACACCAGCCCAAGCCCAAATAGAAATAGCCGGAAAGCCCACAGCAGCAAACAAAACAATCATCCAGAAGCCGGATTGAGCGTACAAATCACCCGCAATCGCAAACGAACTCACACAACCAATCGCCATCATCCAAGCTTTTGGGTTCACATATTGAAATAACAAAGCTTGCCACCACGCCATCGGTGAAGAAGGTGCTTTCTTGGTTTCTAGATTTCCCACTGGCGCACTGCCAATTTTCCACGCAAGCCACAGTAAATAACCACAACCCACCCATTTGAGTAAATCATACAACGGCGGATACACGCTAAACAGTGTTCCTAACCCGAGTAAAACAGACAGCAACAAGGTCGCGACACCCAACACGATACCTAACATATGCGGTAAAGTTCGACGAAAGCCAAACTGCGCACCGGACGCCAATAACATAATGTTATTAGGTCCAGGCGTGACCGATGTCACAAAAGCAAACATAGCAAGTGCGATAAAAAAAGAGACATCCATCATAACATCCGCCCTCTTTTTTTAACTTTAACCATCATATCGCATAGAACGCCTTTAAAGGATGCTTGTGATAATTCAGCTTGTTGGCGCTCCTTTGTCATACCAATATCCATCAGTTGTTGAGCCGTTAAAGAAGCCAAAACTTTGCGGGTCTGGTAACGCTTCACGCAATGTTGAAAGTGAACAAATAAGCTAAAGACTAGCATGACCTTCTCCCTCTGATTCGCACTGTCTAGACGTTAAAAAGTGCTATATGTATGAGTAACCACTTTAGAATAAGCCGTAAACACAATACAGATTCAGAAAACCTCTTTATTAAACACACAGAACAGGGCTTATTTCATCTGTATGGTGTAATAAAATGCAATCTGTATGGTCACTCTCAGGTTAAGAAAGCCCTACAATCAATACAGATATCAGCTTAAGACACCTATTCCAAAGGAAATGCCATGACACTCTATCAAAATCTCGCCAACCGTTTACGAGAACACATACAGCATGGCTTTTTCAAACCAGGCGAAAAACTGCCTTCTGTTCGACAGTTAGCTCAAGAACATGGTGTCAGCATTTCTACTGTACAAGAAGCCTATCGACAGCTTGAACAAGACTTCCTTGTCGAGGCTCGACCCAAATCGGGCTATTTTGTCTGCTTTAGAAAAAAAGATAACTTACCCAGTATTTCAAGACCGCCACAACGCCCTCTGGAAGTTTCACAGTGGGAAGAAGTCCTCAATATGCTCATGATTCGCAGCAACAACAAGGGCGTGCAGTTACAACATGCCATGCCGGATATGGCCGCACCGACACTGAAGCCTTTGCTAAAAACCTTAGCTGACCTTTCTAAGCAAAAACCAGAGTTAGGCTTGGGCTATGCGGATATTCGAGGAATCGAAGAATTGCGCACACAACTTTGTCGTCTCACGGTTGCGTCTGGCTGCCAACTGCATCCAGATGATTTGGTGGTAACATCAGGCTGCCAAGAAGCGCTGTCTGTTTGCTTAAGAGCGGTCACCGAGCCCGGCGACATTATCGCCATAGAGTCCCCCAGCTTTTATGGTTCCATGCAAGCCATCAAAGCTGCCAATCTCAAAGCGATGGAAATCCCTACACACCCAGAAACGGGCATCAGTTTAGAAGCGCTAGAACTAGCATTAGATCAATGGCCGATCAAAGCCATTTTTGTCACCCCTACGTGTAATAACCCTATGGGTTACACCATGCCTGAAGACAAAAAAGAGCAACTGTATCGACTGGCACAAAGTTATGATATTGCCATTATAGAAGACGACATTTATGGCGATATTTCCTATCAATTCCCTAGACCGAAAACCATAAAATCCTTTGATACTGATGGACGCGTCCTTTTATGCTCATCTTTTTCGAAGACCATCGCGCCCGGCATGCGCGTTGGTTGGATCGCACCGGGTCGTTACCGAGATAAAGTCACCCACATAAAATACGTGAGCAGCTCTATGTGTCCTGTTCTACCTCAACTCGCCATTGCAAAATTCATTCGTTTAGGCGGCTACACAAAACACATACGTCAAATGAGGCAGCGCTATGAGAAGCAAAGAGACCACTTATTGAATGCGATAAAAACCTATTTACCCAACGACACAAAGGTCAGTTACCCTGATGGCAGCTTTATTTTATGGGTGGAGCTTAACCCCTGTATTGACAGTATGGCGCTAGTGGAACGCTGTCGTGAAGAAGGTGTTGGCTTTGCCCCTGGTCCATTATTTTCGGCGACAGGAAAATACCGCAACTGTTTTCGTCTCAACTTCAGCGAACAAAGTATGGAAAAGCGTGAATGGGCCATTAAAACCTTGGCAACCATTTTACTAAGTTTCGAACAACCTTAAAAAAATGGGTAAGACCTCTTATCAATCAGTACTTTTTGTATGGTAATTCTTATCTAGATTGATGAATTGTAAAGAAATGAAAATCTTCTTAATGACGAGATGCAAAAACGCAATAATCTATAAACTGGCTCATTCGAAAACAACGCATAAAAGCCTTACTAACTTGGCTCTTTATATTAGGACACATTGAATGCTCAACCCGTCTGTATTAAACGTAGGGGTACTTTGCCTCAGTTTGTTATTAACCGCCTGTAGCAGTAACGAAAAACGCGAAGACTTTGCTGGTTTAGCCCAAAATGAACTCAGTACAGTGAGCAATATCAAATCCTCACAGTGGCATGAAATGAATAACGTCGCTACCGTTAGCCACTTAACCGATTTAATAGCGGACCCACAATTAGACGACCTCATTGCAAAAGCGCTGGAAGCAAACCCGAGCCTACAAAAAACTCAGCTGACATTACAAGCCAGCTTATGGAGCATAAAAAGCCAACATGGCGATTCATTACCCAGCGTAGAAGCTGGTTTTTCTGGTAGTAAAACCGAAGGAAGTAATGCGAGTTATAAAGCGAATTTAAGCATTAGCTGGGAAGCCGATTTATGGCAAAAATTAGCAAAAGCAGAACAGGCCGCGACGAAAACACTGGCCAGTGACGAAGCGCTTTATCAAGCCAGTCGAGACACTTTGGTCGCCAACGTCATCAAATCTTGGCTTGCCATTACCGCCAAACAACACACCATTGATATTGAGCAAAAACGCTTAACCTTATTAGACGCAAACGAAAAACTGATCCTTAAACGCTTCCGAAATGGTCTTGGGGATTTAGAAGCACTAGATGAATCTCGCACATCTGTTTCTCAGTCCAAAGCCGACCTTGTGGAATACCAAGAAAACCTAGCCATCGAAATACGTAACCTACAACTTTACTTAGGCAGTAATGAATCTCTCAGTTATATTGCAAACGCGACATATCCCGATGTCAGCCTGTCTTTTCAAGGGTTACCACTACAAAATCTTCAGCGCCGACCCGACTTAAAAGCAGCCTATTTAGCCATTGAAGCTGCCGATTTAAACACCTCCGTGGCGTATAAAGACATGCTGCCTAGCATCAGTTTAAGTGCCACATTAAGCGATACCGCTGAGTCCCCAAGTGCCGCGTTATTTGGTTCGCCTATTTGGTCATTACTCGCACAAATCACCCAGCCACTTTATCAAGGCGGACAGCTAAAAGCCGCCGCCGAAATTGCCAAGCTGAAAACAGCTCAGGCCTATCAAGACTATCGTGACACTCTACTCACCGCCGTGAATGAGGTCGAAAATACCCTCGGACAAGAGCGAGTATTGTCATTGCAAAAACAACACATCCATGACGCCCTAACCAGTTCAAAGAAAAACCTCAGTCAATATGAGAAAAAATACCGAACTGGTCTAATCGAGATTAGCGATTTGATTGATGCACAAACCACCATGTATGACTTAGAAGCACAACTTGACGATATTATTTATCAACATCTATCAAACCGAGTCGATTTAGGGCTCGCATTAGGGCTTGGAGCAAACGAATAATGAAACGGTTTTCACTCTGGATTACGTTAACTTTGGCTCTAATCTCCATTTCGGGCGTGTATTTCTACATTACCAGCGCCATAGAAGCTCAAAATAATAAAGTGCGACAACCTCGCCCTGAAGCTAAGGAGCAGGCATTAGAAATATCCGTCATAGACGCAAAACTAGGCTCCTACGCTGCCGAGATAAAAGCATCAGGATTAGTCAAACCACGATATTCTCTGACCATTACCAGTCAAGTGAGTGGTGAAGTTATACAGATTTCAGATCAATTTGAATCGGGTCAAATTGTAAAAAAAGGTCTTCTTTTAGCGACGCTCAAAAATACTGAACTGACGAGTCTCGTTGCCAGTGCAAAAAAATCTGTGGCCAGTGCAGAACTCGCATTAAAAGAAGAGAATCGCCAGGGAGAACAAGCCAGAGCGGAATGGAAGGCATCAGGGTTTACTGAAACGCCAGATTCCGATCTTGTATTACGTGAACCTCAATTAGCCGCTGTTCAAGCCGAATTAGACTCAGCAAAAGCCGCGCTAATGAATGCACAAAACAATTTAAAAAACACCAAGCTAACCGCACCGTTTGATGCATTGGTCGTTGAACGCACTATTTCACCAGGATCGTATTTAAGCTCTGGTAGCGACATTGGCACTCTTTACAGTATTGATCGCGCTGAAATAAAAATCGATTTATCCAACAGCGACTGGTTAAAACTACCGGATACTCAAACACTGCTTAAATCCAATTGGCCAGTCACCATTGCCAACATTGATGACAAGACTAACTGGCAAGGGACAATCCTCAGTGTTGGGCTTCATGTTGATGAAACCACTCGCATGCGTAGCCTCACTATTGGTTTAAATAAACCACTAGAACACACGCCACCGCTTATCCCTGGATCGTTTGTTGCCATCACGTTAAAAGGCAAGCTGCTTGATAACCTATGGCGTTTGCCAAATACTGCATTGAGCCAAAAAAGCGAAATCTGGTATCTTGATGAAGACAACCGACTCGCAGCATTTGAAACCACACCTCGCTTTGTCGACTCGAAGTACGTCTATATTCAAGTACCAAAAGCCATGCAAAACAGCCCTTATCAAATACTCATTCAGCCTTATAACAGCTACATAAAAGGCACTCTTGTAGCCCCTATCAATACAACAACCACATCGGTAAAAGGCAATAACCCATGAGCCCTATCGATAATCAATACAAAGGCATTATTCCGTGGTTCGCTAATAACCCTGTTGCGGCAAACCTATTATTAATCCTCATGATCACGCTTGGCGTGATGAACATGGGTTCGATTAATAAAGAAGCTTTCCCAAGTTTATCGCCAAACCGTGTCGCGATTTCTATTAGTAACGACAGCGGTTCCGCGAAAGAAAATGAAGAAGGCATAGCCATACCGATTGAGCAAGCACTGCAGGGAACGTCTGGCATTAAGAACATCACCACTTCGTCAACAGCAAGTTCCACACAAGTCAGCATCGAAATGCTCGACGGTTACAACATAGATACCTTGATGGATGATGTAAAAGACGATGTAGATCAAATCACCTCTTTTCCTGACAACGCCGATCCGGCCGTCGTTTCTAAAGCGACACGTGAAGAACACTCCATCTGGATTCAGTTGTATGGTCAGGCCGATCGTCGCACCTTGCAGAAGCTCACCGATGAATTGGAATCCGATTTACTTGCAAGTGAAGACATCAGCGCCACGTCTATTTCCGGTTGGTTAGATCCCACCATGATGGTGGAAATCGATAAAAACAAACTCGAATCTTATGAGCTGACATTAACCGACATCGCCACCGCCATTAATGCAGAATCCTCGACAGCAAAAGTGGCCACACTGCGCAACGAAGACATTTATTTAACCATCAGCGCCTCCGAGCAAGCATATATAAAAAGCCAGTTTTTACAAATACCCATAAAAACCACCGCCAACGGTGGCAAACTTTTACTGAGTGACATCGCCACAATACGTGATGTTTTTGATGAAGATGAATTCGTTCTGTCTCGCTTTAATCGACAAAACAGCTTGGCCATTCAAGTGCTCACCACAGGTAGCAGTGACATATCCAATTCTGTTGTTGCGGCTAAAGCGGTGATTCAAGATTGGCAAGACAGTGGTCGGTTGCCTCCCAACGTCACACTCGGCACTTGGTATGACCGCAGTGAATCCATTAACCAGCGATTAGAGTTAATGATAGAAAACGCGATTACTGGCGTTTTGTTAGTGTTTATTTTGTTGGCCATTTTCTTAAACATTACCGTGGCATTCTGGGTCGCCATGGGGTTGCCGTTTATATTTTTTGGCACATTATTTTTTATGGGCACAGAAAATGTCGGTCTGACACTCAACATGTTTACCACCTTTGGTTTTATTATGGCATTAGGGATTGTCGTCGACGATGCTGTGGTGGTAGGTGAAAGTGTTTATACCGTGCGATCCAAAGAAGGCGACACGCTCGGCAGCACAATCAAAGGCACTATGATTGTGGCAATTCCGACTTTATTTGGCGTCTTCACCACGGTCGCTGCTTTTTGGGCACTCTCCAACATTGAAGGTCGTTTGGGGCAACTGTACTCCCAATTCGCCATTGTGGTCGCCATCTGCCTAATACTCTCGGTGATTGAATCTAAGATCATTTTGCCCGCGCATTTGGCGCACATTAATACCCGAAAATCGACCAGTACGAATCCTATTGCCAAAGTATGGGCAATGATTCAACGTGGCGCAGACAATGGTTTGCAGTGGTTTAGTGACCGCATTTACAAGCCCAGTATCGACGTTGCGCTTAATCACCGATACGCGGTTTTTTTGTTTTTTATCGCGGTATTTCTACTCGTTATGTCAATGCCATTCACTGGCGCGATTCGTATTAGCTTTTTCCCTCAAATTCCTGGGGACACCGTTCGCGGCAGCCTGACAATGAACAACGATGTCAGCTATGGGCAAACCAGCCGTGTGTTACTCACCCTAGAAGACGCCGCTTACCAAGCGGACATAGCGTTGCGAAGCGACACAGCAGAGCACCGTCGATCTAAATCTAATTCAGATGAGCCTTCTCCGGAAAAGCCAATAGAAGATCGCTCTACCGTGAAAAAAACGCCGCAACCCAAAGGCGAGATCGCCATAAAGAACCTTCAAGTAACCTCTAGTGATGATCAGTCCGGTAATATTCGAATCGAATTAATAACGGATAGACCTTACACCTCTGCACAATTTGCCACCAAATGGCAACAGTTATCTGGTATGCCAGAAGGCGTGAAAAACTTGCGTATTCGAAGCGCTCGCGAAAGCGTCGATGCGCTTAGAATCGAGCTCAGAGGAAACGACGCAAGCGTACTAAATGGCGCCATGTTGGAATTATTAAAGCAACTTGAAACGCTACCAGCGGTCACAGGAATAGAACAAAACACCGATCCAACCGAATCTCGCCTGGTCTTGAAACTAAACGAACAAGGTCGTTTATTGGGGTTATCGACCAGCGACCTAGCGTCTCAAGTCTCTACTAACTTCGATGGTCAGGTGGTGCAAGAATACCAGCGCGACAACGCCGAAGTGGAAGTGCGTTTGGGTTACCCTAACGATCAACAAGAATCGCCTTCTGCGGTCATGAACACCAAAATATCGCTAGAAGATGGAACTCGCATACCGCTGTCTTCTGTCGCCACGTTATCACAAGAAGAAGCCGAAACGACGATTGTTCGTATTGACGGTAAGCGCTCGTTGTACTTATCCGCCGAAGTTGATAAAGACGAAATGTCTTCTACTGAGGTCGTGGAATATTTGGAAAAAGCCGTTGTGCCACAAATAAAACGCCAGTTTTCTGGTGTGTCCGTGCACTTCTCTGGGGAAGCAGAACAAAGGGCTGAAACACAGTCTTCTATGTCTGAGATGTTCCTCATTGCGCTGTTGATTATTTATGGTTTATTGGCGATTCCTCTTAAATCTTACAGCCAACCAATTATTATCATGATGGCAATTCCATTCGGTATCATTGGGGCATTGTTAGGCCATTGGATGAATAACTTAACCTTAGGCATCCTTTCCCTTAACGGCATTTTGGCGCTCAGTGGTGTGGTGGTAAATGACAGCTTATTACTCGTTTCCCGTTTTAACGATTTACGCCATGAAACCAGCCACGTCAAAAAAGCCATTAGCATTGCGTGTCGCAGTCGTCTACGAGCCGTGTTACTGACCTCATTCACCACCTTTGCAGGCTTAATCCCCATTCTTTGGGAAACCTCAAGACAAGCACAAATGCTGATTCCTGCCGCCGTATCTTTGGCGTACGGCATCCTGTTTGCGACCGTCATTACACTGATACTTGTTCCAGTACTCTTGATGATCAAAGAAGACATTCATGAGCTTGTCGCTCGTTTAAAGAAACAAACGTCAACAACTTCTGAACCTCTTCAAGGCAGTAACTAAAAGCGTCAAGCTTATCGATTAAAAGGTGTTTTTATAAAAAAAAACGCCTTTAAATCGCATTTACCCCCCTCCTTATATCGCGCTGATATTCCTATTATTGACATCAATCAGGAACCAAGTTGCAGCCTTCTTAAAAAAACAAGACAATAAGGAATACTATTCCTAAAAATACAAAATATTGAGAACAAAATGCACTTAGATGAGATAGATTTGCAACTACTTGCTTTAATACAAAGCAATGATAGTATTTCAACAGAGTCCATGGCGCAGCAAGTTGGCTTGTCAAAAACGCCTTGCTGGCGACGAGTTCAAAAGCTAGAACAAGCCGGTTTTATTAAACGTCGCGTCGCACTGCTGGACGCCGAGAAGCTTGGTCTTGGTGTTTCCGTGTTTGTACAAGTGAAGACCAATCAGCATGACGTCAATTGGGCTGAAGAATTTGCTCGCGTTGTAGCAGATTTTCCCGAAGTGGTTGAATTTTATCGCATGGCAGGGGAATACGACTACTTATTACGTGTGCTGGTGAAAGACATTCCAGCGTACGACAAATTTTATAAACGATTAATTAGCGCTACCGCACTCACCGATGTCACCTCCAATTTCGCTATGGAGCAGATCAAATGGACAACTCAGTTGCCTTTGCCACGCTTCAAAGAATAAACGACAAACGAGGTTTGCTGCGTCAGCTCAATAAGGAAAACATCCATGACCATCGCAGCAACACAAAATAACCCCAACCTAACAAATGAAGCGGCGTTATTGGCCCACATTCGTGATGGCGTCATCGGAAAAGACACTCAGATCAACACACCGTTTGGACAAAGAACGTTAACTTATGCCGATTACACCGCATCGGGGCGCAGCCTAGACTTCATTGAAGACGCCATTCGGCAACACGTTCTGCCTTTTTATGCGAACACCCACACCGAAGCAAACGCCACTGGCCAACAAACCACCGCATTTCGAGAACAAGCACGTCAACAGATTCGAGAAGCCGTTAACGCCACCGCTGAAGATCTCGTACTGTTCTCTGGCAGTGGCGCCACCAGCGCCATTAACACGCTCATCAGTCAATTAGGTTTGCGTCAGCTCAGTGCAACGGAACAAGCACAAACCTGCATCTTCATTGGGCCTTACGAACACCATTCAAACGAATTGCCTTGGCGAGAATTGGGCGTTGAGATAGTTCGTATTCCAGAAGCAAAAGAAGGCGATGTATGCCTAACAACGTTAGAAGAACAACTCAAAAAGAATCAGCATAAACGCCTTATTGGCAGTTTTAGTGCCGCTTCAAACGTCACCGGAATCTTATGTGATCAAGATGCAATAACCGCATTATTACATCGCTACAGCGCGCTGGCTTTTTGGGATTTTGCCGCCGCAGCGCCTTATGTAAACCTAGATATGAACCCACTGAAAAATAAAGCATTGGCCAAAGACGCTATCTTTTTTTCTACTCACAAATTCATTGGTGGCCCTGGCACTCCGGGCATTCTCGTCGTTAAAAAAGCCATTATCAAGAATGATAAACCTAGCCTGATTGGCGGCGGAACGGTGTCTTTTGTCACGCCAGTAGACCACACATTTTTATCGGTAGGCGAACGTCGTGAAGAAGGCGGAACACCAGGAATTGTAGAGTCCATCCGTGCAGGATTGGTTTTTCAACTGAAACAAAACGTTGGCGCAAAAACAATCGAAGCACGAGAACATGAGCTCGTGAAAATGATAGAAAAGCGTTGGTATCAGCATACGAACATAGAGCAACTAGGCAATATTAAAGCGGCTCGTATATCGATTACGGCGTTTCGTATAAAAACGGATTTTGGTTATTTGCATCATGGTTTTGTAACGGCGCTACTGAATGATATGTTTGGCATTCAAGTGCGAGGTGGCTGTTCTTGTGCGGGCCCTTATGGGCATCAGCTTTTAGGCATAAATAAAACAGAATCAGAGCGTATTCAACAAGCGATGATGCAAGGCGAAAAGTTGGTAAAACCAGGCTGGGTTCGCTTTAATTTGAACTATTTTTTAGACAATGCAGAAGCGGAGTTTATCTTAGACGCTATTGATTTTGTCGCCAAACACGGCACGACTCTGTTGCCATATTATGCGTACGACCAAGGTTCGGATTTATGGCGTTTTCAAGGAAAATCCTCAACACCTAAATCGCTCAATGACCTGTTATGGCAACCGCCAAAGGTAGAGCTGAAAACAAGTCAGCTAGAAGATAAAAGCGCTTATCTGACTCAAGCGGAAGACATTGTTAAACACTGTTTAGAAGGTCTATATACACCACAAGAGCAACCGTTTAATAAAGAGTTCAACGACATTAAACGTTTTGTTTTAGCTGAAGATATTGTCTAATTAGACGATCCAGAGATATGCGCTATTTAGTATCTTTTTCTAATTAGCGCTTTTCTGGATCAAATTAAACTGCATACCCGTACGTAATATTCCAGTACTCAAGACATTGGCTCTTAACCCAGCACGGTGAATCCAAGCTCTTACTACTTGTGGCGATGTCAGCGAGTCATT
This genomic stretch from Marinomonas primoryensis harbors:
- a CDS encoding TolC family protein, coding for MLNPSVLNVGVLCLSLLLTACSSNEKREDFAGLAQNELSTVSNIKSSQWHEMNNVATVSHLTDLIADPQLDDLIAKALEANPSLQKTQLTLQASLWSIKSQHGDSLPSVEAGFSGSKTEGSNASYKANLSISWEADLWQKLAKAEQAATKTLASDEALYQASRDTLVANVIKSWLAITAKQHTIDIEQKRLTLLDANEKLILKRFRNGLGDLEALDESRTSVSQSKADLVEYQENLAIEIRNLQLYLGSNESLSYIANATYPDVSLSFQGLPLQNLQRRPDLKAAYLAIEAADLNTSVAYKDMLPSISLSATLSDTAESPSAALFGSPIWSLLAQITQPLYQGGQLKAAAEIAKLKTAQAYQDYRDTLLTAVNEVENTLGQERVLSLQKQHIHDALTSSKKNLSQYEKKYRTGLIEISDLIDAQTTMYDLEAQLDDIIYQHLSNRVDLGLALGLGANE
- a CDS encoding GIY-YIG nuclease family protein, encoding MTINANVQEDKSVISDNEWSLYMIKTRMNTLYTGISTDVDRRFKEHSGASKRAARYLKGKGPLELVWHEAVGTKSEALVLEYRVKKLNKRQKLSLIEGELVLHSLREECLS
- a CDS encoding VOC family protein, with translation MISHFDHIVLTVADIDRAVLFYKTVLKMEPITFANGRRAVQFGQQKINFQLLGQELRNHAMEGSGDLCLITNWTIADVVGHLKSCKVTILEGPVSKSGAQGPIQSVYFNDPDNNLVEVSVYDETSKPSSDLSEAE
- a CDS encoding PLP-dependent aminotransferase family protein yields the protein MTLYQNLANRLREHIQHGFFKPGEKLPSVRQLAQEHGVSISTVQEAYRQLEQDFLVEARPKSGYFVCFRKKDNLPSISRPPQRPLEVSQWEEVLNMLMIRSNNKGVQLQHAMPDMAAPTLKPLLKTLADLSKQKPELGLGYADIRGIEELRTQLCRLTVASGCQLHPDDLVVTSGCQEALSVCLRAVTEPGDIIAIESPSFYGSMQAIKAANLKAMEIPTHPETGISLEALELALDQWPIKAIFVTPTCNNPMGYTMPEDKKEQLYRLAQSYDIAIIEDDIYGDISYQFPRPKTIKSFDTDGRVLLCSSFSKTIAPGMRVGWIAPGRYRDKVTHIKYVSSSMCPVLPQLAIAKFIRLGGYTKHIRQMRQRYEKQRDHLLNAIKTYLPNDTKVSYPDGSFILWVELNPCIDSMALVERCREEGVGFAPGPLFSATGKYRNCFRLNFSEQSMEKREWAIKTLATILLSFEQP
- a CDS encoding RecQ family ATP-dependent DNA helicase; this translates as MELFFSMIPMENALHSLFGFEGFREGQKQTIEQLMAGHSALAVFPTGSGKSLCYQFTATQLPNLTLVISPLIALMHDQLDFLRSKGIAAASLDSSQSKEESQAVMTGVQNGTIKILMISVERFKNERFRRFIKRISISMLVVDEAHCISEWGHNFRPDYLKLPSYQQELAIPLVLLLTATATRRVQRDMAQKFVIHPEHIVQTGFYRSNLDIDLIPTQAHEKLGKLKNILNDTQGASIVYVTQQKTAEDVANALRADGYSVAAYHAGLGNEIRSSIQADFMASKTRIIVATIAFGMGIDKSDIRLVVHFDLPKSIENYSQEIGRAGRDNQPSRCVLLASLEGLSTLENFVYGDTPEAHDIDSLLRCIAEQTNDQEWETQLYGLSNQTNIRTLPLKTLLVQLELLDAITPKYSYYADVRLKWEGDRIAFALRIPDEWQNAYQAVLKGIQYKKIWGTPDFNKLFNESGLSRGDVLQVLEFAADQNILTLESKGLTEVYQVNSNAFHHQTLANQLHHYVDEKQIAEIERIATMIRFFQLERCLNHNLARYFGDKNAPEHCGHCSVCRGNPLIFTQSVSENSQHEWQGQLTGYIKEFAQHIASKSPNTPITAVLISHFLTGLTQPIFTKVKARQLSGFGVYEERSYLSVLEAVTQLLTDH
- a CDS encoding LysE family translocator, with the translated sequence MMDVSFFIALAMFAFVTSVTPGPNNIMLLASGAQFGFRRTLPHMLGIVLGVATLLLSVLLGLGTLFSVYPPLYDLLKWVGCGYLLWLAWKIGSAPVGNLETKKAPSSPMAWWQALLFQYVNPKAWMMAIGCVSSFAIAGDLYAQSGFWMIVLFAAVGFPAISIWAWAGVRVRQWLTDQKRQKIFNYCMGIATASTLLLIIGN
- a CDS encoding DUF1127 domain-containing protein, giving the protein MLVFSLFVHFQHCVKRYQTRKVLASLTAQQLMDIGMTKERQQAELSQASFKGVLCDMMVKVKKRGRML